The following proteins are encoded in a genomic region of Pseudomonas saponiphila:
- a CDS encoding MFS transporter has translation MTTRNPTLSVTSHLNHPPLGLLAAIVLFAAITPAVLLMAPAIAAQLASQWQLSPTRIGDLFSAELGAMSLATLPAIWWLKHIDWRRAALCSALLFIVANLLSMLAHDYSLLLMARFGSALAGGSLMIICLASAAASPTPSRAYGFWVMGQLVLGAIGLSLLPMLFQRFGLGACYLILALLMTLCLPLVRCFPAGAAGPGADAPPAPAISRLKAGLGILGILTFYISLSGVWTFIGAIGSQSGLSAQTNGDILAIATLMGIVGALCATLFGDRLPRGVLLVLGYGLMAGSVLLLLDQPRLARFALAALVFKFTWTFILPLILARMAEMDRSGRLMNASNLVISAGLAIGPTLAGRLIESSGGFQGLLLGGALLTLASLALVLGCRTPR, from the coding sequence AACCCCACCTTGAGCGTCACCTCACACCTCAACCACCCGCCTCTGGGCCTGCTGGCGGCCATCGTGCTGTTCGCCGCCATCACCCCCGCGGTGCTGTTGATGGCCCCGGCCATCGCCGCGCAACTGGCCAGCCAATGGCAATTGAGCCCGACCCGGATCGGCGACCTGTTTTCCGCCGAGCTGGGGGCCATGAGCCTGGCCACCCTGCCAGCCATCTGGTGGCTGAAACACATCGACTGGCGCCGGGCGGCGTTGTGCAGCGCCCTGCTGTTCATCGTCGCCAACCTGCTGTCGATGCTGGCCCATGACTATTCGCTGTTGTTGATGGCGCGCTTTGGCAGCGCCCTGGCCGGCGGCTCGCTGATGATCATCTGCCTGGCCAGCGCCGCCGCCAGCCCCACGCCCAGCCGTGCCTACGGCTTCTGGGTGATGGGTCAACTGGTGCTGGGGGCCATCGGCCTGAGCCTGCTGCCCATGCTCTTCCAACGCTTCGGCCTGGGCGCCTGCTACCTGATCCTGGCGCTGCTGATGACCCTGTGCCTGCCCCTGGTCCGCTGCTTTCCGGCGGGGGCGGCAGGCCCTGGCGCCGACGCGCCGCCGGCACCGGCGATCTCCCGACTCAAGGCGGGCCTGGGGATTCTCGGCATCCTCACCTTCTACATCAGCCTCAGCGGGGTCTGGACCTTTATCGGCGCCATTGGCAGCCAGTCCGGCCTCTCGGCCCAGACCAACGGCGACATCCTGGCCATCGCCACCCTGATGGGCATCGTCGGGGCGCTGTGCGCCACCCTGTTCGGCGACCGCCTGCCCCGCGGCGTCCTGCTTGTGCTGGGCTACGGCCTGATGGCGGGCTCGGTGCTGCTGCTTCTGGACCAGCCCCGGCTGGCGCGTTTTGCCCTGGCGGCGCTGGTGTTCAAGTTCACCTGGACCTTCATCCTGCCGCTGATCCTGGCGCGCATGGCCGAGATGGATCGCAGCGGCCGGCTGATGAATGCCTCCAATCTGGTGATCAGCGCCGGGCTGGCCATAGGCCCGACCCTCGCCGGGCGCCTGATCGAAAGCAGCGGCGGCTTCCAAGGGCTATTGCTGGGGGGCGCGCTGCTCACCCTGGCGTCCCTGGCCTTGGTACTCGGTTGCCGTACCCCGCGCTAG